The genomic DNA GTCGCGGTGCATGGCGACATTGCCGTACCAGCTGTGGGTGATATCGGTGCTTTCCAGCTCGGGAAAAATCTCCAGCAGGTTGCGGCGCAGATAGGCGACGGGTTTTGACGGATCCTCAAGCGTGCTGCCATCCCGGCCGCCAAAGAGGATGCGCGTGCCATCGGGGGACAGGCGGAAGTAAAAGCCGAGGGTGCGTGTATCGTTCAACATCATGCGTCGAGGCATCAGTCTGGAAATCAGTTCGGGTGCTAATGGCTCGGTGGCGATGATACGGCTGCGAACAGGCACGATGCGACGGCGCAGCCAGGGGGTCGCGCTATCCGTATATCCGTTGGTGCAGACTAGTACCTGCCGGGCCTTCACAGTTCCGCGACCGGTCCGCAGAGTAAAGCCTTCGCCCTCCCGGTCAATTGTTTCCACGGCCGTATCAGAATGCACGACAGCCCCCGCGGTCTGTGCGACGCGCAGCAGTTCGGCGATGAGCTTGGCAGGGTGCAGCCCGCCGATATCCATGCGAACGCTGCCCCCGCGGAAGAAATCCGTGCCGATATACTTGTGCTGCTCGCTTTGCGGCACTGCGTAGGATTCTACGCCAAGCGTACGTTCCAGATGTTCTGCTTGCCTGGCCATCCGTTCGTAATCGTTGGTGCCGAGTGCCCCGCCGAACCGCCCGACCAGTTTGAAGTCACAATCGATCCCTTCATTCGACAACATGTCATAAAGATGCTGCCGCGCGACTTTCCCTTCGAGGATGATCGCATCAGCGCGGGCTTGGCCAAACTTCTTAACCAAAGTGGCATGATCCAGCCTAATGTTTCCGCTCGTGATGCCACCGTTG from Pseudorhodobacter turbinis includes the following:
- a CDS encoding NAD(P)/FAD-dependent oxidoreductase yields the protein MKATHLRAFSGLSALCNLIVTYNTPQEPVMPAENIALKSTPYWWEAAPVAPLPEMPLERQVDVAIVGAGYAGLTAGMTLARAGRSVAIYDRQHPGEGASSRNGGITSGNIRLDHATLVKKFGQARADAIILEGKVARQHLYDMLSNEGIDCDFKLVGRFGGALGTNDYERMARQAEHLERTLGVESYAVPQSEQHKYIGTDFFRGGSVRMDIGGLHPAKLIAELLRVAQTAGAVVHSDTAVETIDREGEGFTLRTGRGTVKARQVLVCTNGYTDSATPWLRRRIVPVRSRIIATEPLAPELISRLMPRRMMLNDTRTLGFYFRLSPDGTRILFGGRDGSTLEDPSKPVAYLRRNLLEIFPELESTDITHSWYGNVAMHRDMIPRIFEKKGVHYATGFCGSGVVWAPWIGRKAAHKLLGSKDEAPSAFDFKPPAPIPLYNGKPWFMPFFMMKYRMDDRLKMRRAGR